A genomic stretch from Vibrio coralliilyticus includes:
- a CDS encoding GNAT family N-acetyltransferase — MSPDYHIITPRLVLKLIPQEDATKLADCVTSSPSLHRWIDWCHAQFSTKEAERFILATRLNWVKSEAYGFGVYRRCDNALIGMVAINELYHTFNMASLGYWLSDAYQKQGYAKEAFDSLVEFCFSQLKVTRIEVVCDPENKPSQKLAESCGAQYEVSAPNRYLFNGQPRQGFVYSILPDNR; from the coding sequence ATGAGCCCAGACTACCACATCATTACCCCTCGGCTTGTCTTAAAGCTCATTCCACAAGAAGATGCTACCAAGTTGGCTGATTGCGTCACAAGCTCTCCGAGCCTACACCGCTGGATAGACTGGTGCCATGCCCAATTTTCAACCAAAGAAGCAGAGAGATTCATTCTAGCTACGCGCCTCAATTGGGTGAAATCAGAAGCCTATGGATTTGGCGTATACCGCCGATGTGATAATGCGCTGATTGGCATGGTCGCCATTAACGAACTCTACCATACCTTCAACATGGCAAGCCTCGGCTACTGGCTAAGCGATGCTTATCAGAAACAAGGCTATGCCAAAGAAGCCTTCGATTCATTAGTTGAATTTTGCTTTTCTCAACTAAAAGTGACTCGCATCGAGGTGGTGTGCGATCCGGAGAATAAGCCGAGTCAAAAGTTAGCGGAATCGTGTGGTGCTCAATACGAAGTCAGCGCTCCAAACCGCTATCTCTTTAACGGTCAACCTCGACAAGGTTTTGTCTATTCAATCCTCCCAGACAATCGCTGA
- a CDS encoding YcfL family protein: MKKWLIAVMAALVMVGCSSNTAGLRIDGQSQTVLFGDNVLAGRLQIEDISTTQVDGRARGIVRLASQYQGDQHIQYRFYWYDDEGLEVNSKLGPWRQAIVRGMETIAISEVSVNPNGTQFRVQIRENEH; this comes from the coding sequence ATGAAAAAATGGCTTATTGCAGTAATGGCTGCTTTGGTGATGGTTGGCTGTTCTAGTAACACAGCAGGGCTGCGGATTGATGGTCAGTCGCAAACCGTTTTATTTGGTGACAACGTCCTCGCAGGGCGTCTGCAAATCGAAGATATCTCAACAACGCAAGTTGATGGCCGTGCTCGGGGGATTGTCCGCTTAGCGAGTCAATACCAGGGTGATCAACATATTCAGTATCGCTTTTACTGGTATGACGATGAGGGTCTAGAAGTGAATAGCAAGTTAGGTCCTTGGCGTCAGGCTATCGTCCGTGGCATGGAAACCATTGCTATTTCTGAAGTTTCAGTGAATCCGAATGGTACTCAGTTCCGTGTTCAGATTCGCGAAAATGAACACTAA
- a CDS encoding DUF1887 family protein: protein MAVHVGIIDQDPIRLVTPLLDNRTVSDHIVFIGVKSQKDMYHRLHSVLAKRNITSEFFEIPNVANTSRIKRAVGILADDLSVRGEDVKLNASCGLRHRLLSVYEVFRTFHWPIFVVEPNSDRLCWLYPDGKEDTQVEDRITIDDYLTVFGARGEFNQQQLPPQLDQKLYELGERWASNALELGPGLATLNYLATTCRKEQKLDVALSEKQQGYRELNMLLSDLVEAEIATYENGILTFADEDARRFSNGEWLETLVHSTVRQIQKDMPTIQDHSLNVQVYRQLGDREVRNELDVASVANNKLHIIECKTKGMRDDGDDTLYKLESLRDLLGGLQARAMLVSFRPLRYNDITRAEDLGLALIGPDELKDLKTHLTNWFKEAGGYDDCDVC, encoded by the coding sequence ATGGCAGTTCATGTTGGCATCATTGATCAGGACCCAATTCGTTTAGTCACACCATTATTGGATAACCGAACCGTCAGTGATCACATTGTTTTTATAGGCGTTAAAAGCCAGAAAGATATGTACCATCGTCTACATAGTGTTCTGGCCAAAAGAAACATCACATCAGAGTTTTTTGAGATTCCAAATGTGGCCAATACATCGCGAATAAAGCGTGCCGTCGGCATACTTGCCGATGACCTGAGTGTGCGTGGGGAGGATGTCAAACTTAATGCAAGTTGTGGCCTACGTCACCGCCTACTCTCGGTATACGAAGTATTTCGTACTTTCCATTGGCCTATTTTTGTCGTCGAGCCAAACAGTGATCGCCTTTGTTGGCTATACCCTGATGGAAAGGAAGACACTCAGGTAGAAGATCGTATTACTATTGACGACTACCTCACTGTATTTGGTGCCCGTGGTGAATTCAATCAGCAACAACTCCCTCCGCAGCTTGATCAGAAACTCTATGAACTCGGTGAACGCTGGGCCAGTAACGCTCTTGAACTAGGGCCTGGTTTAGCTACACTTAACTACCTCGCCACAACCTGCCGTAAAGAGCAAAAACTCGATGTGGCGCTGTCTGAAAAGCAGCAAGGCTATCGTGAGCTTAACATGCTGCTCAGTGACCTAGTAGAAGCTGAAATCGCCACTTATGAGAATGGGATCTTAACCTTCGCAGATGAAGATGCTCGACGTTTTTCTAACGGTGAATGGTTAGAAACTCTGGTTCATAGCACAGTACGTCAAATCCAAAAAGACATGCCTACCATTCAAGATCATTCACTCAACGTCCAAGTCTACCGTCAGCTTGGAGACCGCGAAGTACGCAATGAATTGGACGTGGCTTCTGTGGCAAATAACAAACTTCATATCATTGAATGTAAAACGAAGGGAATGCGGGACGATGGTGACGACACCTTGTACAAACTGGAATCACTAAGGGATTTGCTTGGCGGTTTACAGGCTCGTGCTATGCTGGTTAGCTTCCGACCATTGCGCTACAACGATATCACTCGGGCTGAAGATTTGGGCTTGGCTTTGATCGGTCCTGATGAGCTCAAAGATCTCAAAACACACCTTACCAACTGGTTTAAAGAAGCCGGTGGCTACGACGACTGTGATGTCTGCTAA
- a CDS encoding NAD(P)/FAD-dependent oxidoreductase, with protein MTRIIVVGGGAGGLELVTKLGRTLGRKGRAKVTLVDRKASHLWKPLLHEVATGSLDEGVDALSYRAHAKNHHFDFQMGSLEDIDRERKVIRLGELRDEHDELLMPERELEYDILVMALGSTSNDFNTPGVREHCIFLDSTEQAHKFRTEMNNEFLKLHAKHGHGTVDIAIVGAGATGVELSAELHNAVKELRTYGFGDLDSSKLNVNLIEAGERILPALPPRISSAAHHELTKLGVKVRTTTMVTEVGDDGLLTKDGEKIPAQIMVWAAGIKAPDFVKDIGGLETNRINQLVVKDTLQTTRDDDIFVIGDLAQCTQADGSFVPPRAQAAHQMASCAFSNIVAKLNGRDLKAYVYKDKGSLVSLSQFSTVGSLMGNLTKGSMMVEGRIARVVYISLYRLHQMALHGVFKTALIILMGRINRVLRPNLKLH; from the coding sequence GTGACTCGAATTATCGTAGTAGGTGGTGGTGCAGGCGGACTTGAGCTTGTTACTAAACTTGGCCGCACATTGGGTCGAAAAGGGCGAGCGAAAGTAACCCTTGTCGACCGGAAAGCAAGCCATTTATGGAAACCTCTTTTGCATGAGGTAGCTACAGGTTCATTAGACGAAGGGGTCGATGCTCTAAGCTATCGCGCACATGCAAAAAATCATCATTTTGATTTCCAAATGGGTAGCCTTGAGGATATCGATAGAGAGCGCAAAGTCATCAGGCTGGGCGAACTTAGAGATGAACATGATGAGCTTTTAATGCCAGAACGTGAACTTGAATATGACATTCTCGTCATGGCTCTTGGCTCTACTTCCAATGACTTTAATACTCCGGGTGTCCGTGAACATTGCATTTTCTTAGATAGCACTGAACAGGCACACAAGTTCAGAACTGAGATGAACAATGAGTTCCTCAAATTACACGCCAAGCATGGCCATGGCACTGTTGATATTGCAATTGTAGGTGCGGGTGCAACAGGCGTTGAATTGTCGGCAGAACTTCACAATGCCGTAAAAGAGCTTCGCACCTATGGCTTTGGTGATCTTGACTCCAGTAAGCTCAATGTCAACTTAATCGAAGCTGGTGAACGCATTCTTCCTGCTCTCCCACCACGAATTTCCAGTGCAGCGCATCATGAGCTGACCAAACTAGGTGTGAAGGTTCGTACTACGACCATGGTCACAGAAGTTGGTGATGATGGACTACTCACCAAAGATGGAGAAAAGATTCCTGCTCAAATTATGGTTTGGGCTGCTGGCATCAAAGCTCCGGACTTTGTCAAAGACATTGGTGGTCTTGAGACTAACCGTATTAATCAATTGGTGGTAAAAGATACGCTACAGACGACTCGTGATGACGATATTTTTGTTATCGGTGATTTGGCTCAGTGTACACAAGCAGATGGTTCTTTTGTTCCCCCACGAGCCCAAGCTGCGCATCAAATGGCAAGCTGCGCATTTTCTAACATCGTTGCGAAGTTGAATGGTCGAGATCTGAAAGCCTATGTCTATAAAGATAAAGGTTCTTTGGTGTCTTTGAGTCAGTTTTCGACCGTAGGGAGCTTGATGGGTAATCTAACCAAAGGTTCTATGATGGTGGAAGGTCGCATTGCCCGAGTCGTTTATATATCGCTTTATCGCTTACATCAAATGGCGTTACATGGCGTGTTCAAGACGGCTCTAATTATTTTGATGGGGCGGATCAACCGAGTCCTTCGTCCAAACCTCAAGCTACATTAA
- the fadR gene encoding fatty acid metabolism transcriptional regulator FadR: protein MVIKAKSPAGFAEKYIIESIWKGRFPPGSILPAERELSELIGVTRTTLREVLQRLARDGWLTIQHGKPTKVNQFMETSGLHILDTLMTLDAENATSIVEDLLAARTNISPIFMRYAFKANKESAERTISGVIESCESLLAADSWDTFMASSPYAEKIQQHIKDDGEKDETKRQATLIAKTFNYYDYMLFQRLAFHSGNQIYGLIFNGLKKLYDRVGSYYFSNPEARNLALQFYRDLLEVCETGNRDKIIVVVRHYGMESAQIWNEMKTSLPTNFTEDDC from the coding sequence ATGGTCATTAAGGCAAAGAGCCCTGCAGGTTTTGCAGAAAAATACATCATTGAGAGTATTTGGAAAGGGCGCTTCCCTCCAGGCTCTATTCTTCCCGCTGAACGCGAGCTCTCTGAATTAATCGGGGTAACCAGAACGACACTGCGTGAAGTGCTTCAGCGCTTAGCTCGTGACGGTTGGTTAACCATTCAACATGGTAAACCGACTAAGGTGAACCAGTTTATGGAAACATCGGGGTTGCATATCCTCGATACTCTGATGACTCTTGATGCAGAGAACGCAACATCTATTGTTGAAGATTTGCTTGCGGCACGTACTAACATCAGCCCTATCTTTATGCGTTACGCGTTCAAAGCGAATAAAGAAAGTGCAGAGCGCACTATTAGCGGTGTCATTGAGTCTTGTGAAAGCCTGTTAGCTGCGGATTCTTGGGATACCTTTATGGCGTCTTCTCCGTACGCTGAAAAAATTCAGCAGCACATTAAAGATGATGGTGAGAAAGACGAAACGAAGCGTCAGGCTACTTTGATCGCTAAGACCTTTAACTATTACGACTATATGTTGTTCCAGCGTTTGGCTTTTCACTCAGGTAACCAAATCTACGGTTTGATCTTTAATGGTCTTAAGAAGCTCTATGATCGTGTAGGGAGTTACTATTTCTCTAACCCAGAAGCGCGCAATTTGGCTCTACAGTTTTACCGCGACTTGCTAGAAGTTTGTGAGACAGGTAACCGAGACAAAATCATCGTGGTGGTTCGCCACTACGGTATGGAAAGTGCGCAGATTTGGAATGAGATGAAAACGTCTTTACCGACGAATTTCACTGAAGACGATTGCTAA
- a CDS encoding phosphotransferase produces the protein MARMSWHEACQLDDSLKSLDHFFSIAPDHAQTLTGGLTNRCWKVVTQSGDCFVWRPNTPITKAFSISRFQEYQILSAVEEFQLGPKAIQINEHGLLVEWIEGESLADGLPFDSLLKTMIKIHSLDTTRIPVAPFNFTARVDHYWMQLREELRSNDYLDIYQQWRSSPSLADVGLALCHLDLAGYNMVKHSEGIMVIDWEYAAIADPRLDLTLSIGVVGEKPLESVYRYCQLRNIDGVDDWVEGVLAWQPRATMMAMLWYLLAYQLWGDEQYLTQAQALRDTFCS, from the coding sequence ATGGCCAGGATGTCATGGCATGAAGCATGTCAGCTAGACGATTCATTAAAGTCATTGGATCACTTCTTTTCTATTGCTCCGGATCATGCTCAAACGTTAACCGGAGGATTGACCAATCGCTGCTGGAAGGTGGTTACCCAAAGCGGCGATTGTTTTGTTTGGCGACCTAACACACCAATCACTAAAGCCTTTTCCATTTCCCGCTTTCAAGAATATCAAATTCTATCTGCTGTCGAAGAGTTTCAACTTGGGCCTAAAGCTATTCAGATTAATGAGCATGGGCTACTAGTCGAATGGATTGAAGGGGAGTCGTTGGCTGATGGCTTACCTTTTGATTCGTTACTCAAAACGATGATTAAGATCCACAGTTTGGACACCACAAGGATTCCGGTTGCTCCGTTTAATTTTACCGCTCGTGTTGACCATTACTGGATGCAACTACGAGAAGAGTTAAGATCTAACGACTATCTGGATATTTACCAGCAATGGCGCAGTTCACCAAGTCTGGCTGATGTTGGCTTAGCACTTTGTCACTTAGATTTAGCGGGCTATAACATGGTTAAACACTCAGAGGGTATTATGGTGATTGATTGGGAATATGCAGCGATTGCAGATCCTCGCTTGGATTTGACTCTCAGTATCGGTGTGGTAGGGGAAAAGCCACTAGAGTCAGTATATCGGTATTGCCAGCTAAGAAACATTGATGGAGTCGATGATTGGGTCGAGGGTGTCCTTGCTTGGCAACCCAGAGCAACCATGATGGCAATGCTTTGGTATTTATTGGCCTATCAACTTTGGGGAGATGAGCAGTATTTAACCCAAGCACAAGCTTTACGCGACACATTTTGTAGCTAA
- the lpoB gene encoding penicillin-binding protein activator LpoB, which yields MKKSVIALLGLAVILGGCSNKVSYGDAQAVETTTIDFGSTDLQKIAGEMVDSMMVSGSVSAITRDSRPIVFVERIKNKTSEHIDTESITDTISTKLLNSGKFRFVDMDRVESVRDQLNFQNNDELVNQSTAIQFGKMVGAQYMLYGNLSSIAKAGGSDKDVYYKMTMRLMDLETGLIEWADETEIRKQESKSFLGL from the coding sequence ATGAAAAAAAGTGTTATTGCATTACTTGGCTTAGCTGTCATTTTAGGCGGCTGTTCTAATAAAGTGAGCTACGGTGATGCACAAGCGGTGGAAACCACGACAATCGATTTTGGCTCAACCGATTTGCAAAAGATTGCAGGTGAAATGGTCGATAGCATGATGGTGTCTGGCTCTGTTTCTGCGATCACTCGTGATTCTCGTCCTATTGTTTTTGTCGAACGCATCAAGAATAAAACAAGTGAACACATTGATACTGAATCTATTACCGATACTATCAGTACTAAGTTGTTGAACTCAGGTAAATTCCGCTTTGTTGATATGGACCGAGTTGAGTCAGTTCGTGATCAGCTTAATTTCCAGAACAACGACGAATTAGTTAACCAGAGTACAGCTATCCAGTTTGGTAAGATGGTAGGGGCTCAATACATGCTATACGGCAACCTGTCGAGTATTGCTAAAGCTGGTGGCAGCGATAAAGATGTCTATTACAAAATGACCATGCGTCTCATGGATCTTGAAACAGGTCTTATTGAGTGGGCCGATGAGACTGAAATTCGTAAGCAAGAGTCTAAGAGCTTCTTAGGGCTTTAA
- a CDS encoding COG3014 family protein: MRKHIRLAFVIFSSAALSACANFSAGNLFSHYSAQNDEVYQSVKAGQYQKAEEALPENVAGDILDNFERGRVYLLNQQYADSKSAFEASDQAVRVQQDKATISVTGTATSIGALAVNDNLDIYTPADYELGFLHLYLGLNYLKNNSLEGALIEMRRANQVQEQARKDRERELESAQQDLQAQGLTSNLGSILSSYPDAGETLQAVQNGYLLYLSALLYEADNSLNDAYVDYRRALAVMPDNAEIIDGAKRVAKRLGMNEDLVQLEKYYGEARYLSDDEARVIVLEEQGIVEAMRGWKQSLPLYDGRGNGALYSIALPYYPQPVSQSFTPVQLNNNKLRSDLLTDVNLMAQRDLSERMPMIIIRQALRVWAKDELRKSAAQDDELGNALLNIWNTLTEQPDTRSWITLPGEIRSSSAVVKPGKQVIHVAGQEYQFDIEAGRTALVWVSRQGGSATIWHKQLGKIR, translated from the coding sequence GTGCGTAAACACATTCGACTCGCATTCGTGATATTCAGCTCTGCTGCACTTTCTGCCTGTGCCAATTTTTCTGCTGGGAACTTATTTAGTCATTACAGCGCACAAAATGATGAGGTCTATCAGTCAGTCAAAGCAGGTCAATATCAAAAGGCTGAAGAAGCTTTACCTGAAAATGTTGCTGGCGATATTCTGGATAACTTTGAGAGAGGCAGAGTTTACTTGCTTAATCAGCAGTACGCTGACAGTAAGTCCGCGTTTGAAGCGAGTGACCAAGCGGTTCGAGTTCAGCAGGATAAAGCAACAATATCTGTCACAGGGACGGCGACAAGTATTGGTGCTTTGGCTGTCAATGATAATCTGGACATATATACACCGGCTGATTACGAGCTAGGCTTTTTACACCTTTATTTGGGCTTGAATTACCTCAAGAACAACAGCCTTGAAGGTGCGTTGATTGAAATGCGCCGTGCAAATCAGGTTCAGGAGCAAGCTCGTAAGGACAGAGAAAGAGAGCTAGAGTCTGCCCAGCAGGACTTACAGGCTCAGGGATTAACATCGAACCTTGGTAGTATTTTATCGAGCTACCCAGATGCGGGTGAAACCCTACAGGCGGTACAAAATGGCTATCTGTTGTATTTATCGGCTTTGCTTTATGAAGCGGATAACTCCTTAAACGATGCCTATGTGGATTATCGGCGTGCATTAGCCGTGATGCCAGATAATGCTGAGATCATTGATGGCGCTAAGCGAGTTGCAAAGCGACTAGGCATGAATGAAGACCTCGTTCAGCTAGAGAAGTATTACGGCGAGGCCCGTTACTTAAGTGACGACGAAGCAAGAGTTATCGTCTTAGAAGAGCAAGGTATCGTCGAGGCGATGCGTGGCTGGAAGCAGTCTTTACCTCTTTACGATGGTCGTGGTAATGGGGCGTTGTACTCTATCGCATTACCTTATTACCCTCAGCCAGTTAGCCAGTCGTTTACTCCAGTACAGCTCAATAATAATAAGCTGCGTAGTGACTTGCTGACAGACGTTAACTTGATGGCGCAGAGAGACTTGTCTGAGCGAATGCCAATGATCATTATCCGTCAGGCATTACGGGTTTGGGCCAAGGATGAGCTGCGTAAGAGTGCAGCCCAAGATGATGAACTTGGTAATGCCTTGCTCAATATTTGGAATACATTGACAGAGCAACCGGATACACGCAGTTGGATTACATTACCTGGAGAAATTCGTAGTAGCAGTGCAGTCGTGAAGCCAGGCAAACAGGTGATTCATGTTGCGGGTCAGGAGTACCAGTTTGATATTGAAGCAGGTCGTACTGCTTTAGTTTGGGTCTCTCGTCAGGGAGGCAGTGCTACAATTTGGCATAAACAGTTAGGAAAAATTCGATGA
- the hinT gene encoding purine nucleoside phosphoramidase, with product MAEETIFSKIIRKEIPADVVYQDDLVTAFRDINPRAPSHILIIPNKLIPTTNDIEEADEAAMGRMFTVARKLAKEEGIDEDGYRLIVNCNSHGGQEVYHIHMHLVGGRPLGPMLMS from the coding sequence ATGGCTGAAGAAACCATTTTCAGTAAAATTATTCGCAAAGAAATCCCTGCCGACGTGGTTTACCAAGATGACCTCGTTACCGCATTTCGTGACATCAACCCTCGTGCGCCAAGTCACATTTTGATCATCCCTAATAAATTGATCCCAACAACGAATGATATTGAAGAGGCAGATGAAGCCGCGATGGGGCGCATGTTCACTGTCGCGCGTAAGCTTGCTAAAGAAGAGGGCATTGATGAGGACGGTTACCGTTTAATCGTGAACTGTAATTCTCATGGTGGGCAAGAGGTTTATCATATCCATATGCATTTGGTTGGCGGCCGTCCACTTGGGCCAATGTTAATGAGTTAA
- the ycfP gene encoding alpha/beta hydrolase YcfP has protein sequence MIIYLHGFDSTSPGNHEKVLQLQFIDEDVRFINYSTLHPKHDMQHLLKEVHKAIEQSGDRDAIICGVGLGGYWSERIGFLCGIKQVIFNPNLHPEKTMQGRIDRPEEYEDIATKCVEEFRTKNKDRCLVILSKEDEVHDNRKTADELGLYYQVIWDETQSHKFKKISQHLQTMKAFKSAS, from the coding sequence ATGATTATTTACTTACATGGTTTTGATTCCACAAGTCCAGGAAACCACGAAAAAGTGCTTCAGTTGCAGTTCATTGATGAAGACGTCCGCTTTATTAACTACAGCACTTTGCATCCTAAGCATGATATGCAACACCTACTCAAAGAAGTTCATAAAGCGATTGAGCAGTCTGGGGATCGCGATGCAATTATTTGTGGTGTTGGATTAGGTGGCTACTGGTCTGAGCGAATAGGCTTTTTATGTGGTATCAAGCAGGTGATTTTCAATCCTAACCTGCACCCAGAAAAAACAATGCAGGGCCGCATTGACCGCCCTGAGGAGTACGAAGATATCGCCACCAAATGTGTTGAAGAATTTCGTACCAAGAATAAAGACCGTTGCCTCGTTATCCTATCCAAAGAGGATGAAGTACACGATAATCGAAAAACGGCTGATGAATTAGGTCTTTACTATCAAGTGATATGGGATGAAACGCAAAGCCACAAATTTAAGAAGATCTCCCAACACCTACAAACGATGAAAGCTTTTAAGTCTGCAAGTTAA
- a CDS encoding methyl-accepting chemotaxis protein, with translation MRGSVIKRMYAGFALIIIMFVISTIMTMRGMQQIHTNFGSVSNTALPLVSQSNQTSVYLLSADKLFKDFLTTQSSSRMEEIRGQFDQAKQRYGQALLDLAKASDGNTELLTSIEQLKEMEQRYFTEADDAMSNYRDMFVAQAEVQKSSRRFQRLHSELSVGMKEYVDDQSSISVKVMAKSYFIKLKDAELITSDALASNDLEFVNKAVAKNKKAVTHLNYAYRGLTAQMPEIKQVFDESVQQFTTDIGKKGGVLDQHASYLQAKAALYANIANLTLEVDNTMAVLTSFGQAAQDSLHASLAEASEVYDQGVINSVALGALVIALAIGIGYHIAHSVRSPLTRILSTLESLTQGDMTQRIEIRYNNEFSRVSGHINSLADNLHDILQKLNSASDNLTNTASINQETSSQAQSQLSQQREQTANVATAMTEMAHSVQEVAQSAQSSQQMVEQVESASESGRQIMNDNITTINQLETRLTQSVDAVKDLQSMSSQIGSILDVIRNIAEQTNLLALNAAIEAARAGEQGRGFAVVADEVRVLAQRTTESTSEIENMISNLQNSSTSANKVIQSCMEDMDQSVAQASNANSAMEEIQALIIEISQMSGHISQAAAEQSETTGEIARNIDEINQIADSSYQAMAKIAQTSTDLTQLANQQGELVHRFKL, from the coding sequence ATGAGAGGCTCAGTGATCAAGCGTATGTACGCTGGGTTTGCATTGATCATCATAATGTTTGTTATTTCAACTATTATGACAATGCGAGGGATGCAACAAATTCACACCAACTTTGGCAGTGTTTCAAACACCGCTCTACCTTTAGTGTCACAATCTAACCAGACCAGCGTTTACCTACTCTCTGCCGACAAGCTTTTTAAGGACTTTTTGACAACGCAGAGCTCAAGTCGCATGGAGGAGATTCGCGGACAATTTGACCAAGCAAAACAACGCTATGGTCAAGCGCTTCTGGATTTAGCCAAAGCGAGTGATGGAAATACCGAACTACTGACCAGTATCGAACAGCTTAAAGAGATGGAGCAGCGATACTTCACCGAAGCCGACGACGCTATGAGTAACTATCGCGACATGTTTGTTGCTCAAGCCGAAGTACAGAAATCATCTCGCCGCTTCCAACGCCTACATTCTGAGCTCAGTGTGGGTATGAAAGAATATGTCGATGACCAAAGTAGTATTTCGGTTAAAGTGATGGCTAAAAGTTACTTTATCAAACTAAAAGATGCTGAGCTCATTACTTCTGATGCTCTGGCAAGTAATGATCTAGAATTCGTCAACAAGGCCGTAGCCAAAAACAAAAAGGCGGTCACCCACCTTAATTATGCCTACCGCGGTTTGACCGCTCAGATGCCAGAGATCAAGCAAGTTTTCGATGAGTCTGTTCAGCAGTTCACCACTGATATCGGAAAAAAAGGCGGCGTACTCGACCAGCATGCGTCTTACCTTCAAGCGAAAGCAGCCCTTTACGCTAACATTGCTAACCTGACCTTAGAAGTCGATAATACAATGGCAGTCTTAACTTCCTTTGGTCAAGCAGCTCAGGACAGCCTTCACGCTTCTCTTGCAGAAGCCAGTGAGGTATATGATCAAGGTGTGATCAATTCTGTCGCACTGGGTGCTCTCGTCATAGCCCTTGCTATAGGTATTGGCTATCACATTGCCCACAGCGTACGGTCACCTCTGACTCGTATCCTCTCAACTCTAGAGAGTTTGACACAAGGTGATATGACTCAACGAATAGAGATACGCTACAACAACGAATTTAGCCGAGTCAGTGGACACATCAATTCTCTGGCGGATAACCTCCACGATATTTTGCAAAAGTTAAACAGTGCGTCAGACAACCTAACCAATACTGCCAGTATTAACCAAGAAACCTCCTCTCAGGCACAATCGCAACTTAGTCAACAGCGCGAGCAAACCGCGAATGTTGCAACGGCAATGACTGAGATGGCTCACTCTGTTCAAGAGGTTGCTCAAAGTGCGCAAAGCTCTCAACAGATGGTCGAACAAGTTGAAAGCGCTTCAGAATCTGGTCGCCAGATAATGAACGACAACATTACAACGATTAACCAACTTGAAACACGCTTAACTCAATCCGTTGATGCCGTCAAAGATCTCCAATCGATGAGCAGTCAGATAGGCTCAATTTTAGATGTGATTCGCAATATCGCCGAGCAAACCAATTTGCTGGCATTAAATGCAGCCATCGAAGCTGCGCGAGCTGGTGAGCAAGGTCGTGGCTTTGCGGTCGTCGCGGACGAAGTTCGAGTCCTAGCGCAACGTACGACAGAGTCCACATCAGAAATCGAAAACATGATCAGCAACCTACAAAATAGCTCCACCTCTGCCAACAAGGTCATTCAAAGTTGTATGGAGGATATGGATCAATCGGTGGCTCAGGCTTCCAATGCCAATAGTGCCATGGAAGAAATTCAAGCACTGATCATAGAAATTAGCCAAATGAGTGGCCATATCTCTCAGGCTGCGGCAGAGCAAAGCGAAACAACTGGAGAAATTGCTCGCAACATTGATGAGATCAATCAAATTGCTGATTCTAGTTATCAAGCAATGGCGAAAATTGCGCAAACCAGCACCGACTTAACCCAGCTAGCTAACCAGCAAGGTGAATTAGTACATCGCTTTAAACTCTAG